The genomic region ATGGCATTAGTAGGAGAAAAGAAATGTCTCAAAAATAATGTGGTGCATGCTtatgtatctacttttatatattaagaatagattttTTAATGAAggataatttggtaataaaaaaaaataaaattggtaaaaaagtcaattttaaaataaactaaaattttgggaccattttgtagcgaaaaaaaggccgaaaacaaaattaattttcgGCCTCTACATTggaaccaaaatcatacttaacccatattattattattattattattattaacatgAACTTTAAAATAGTTAAGAAAGATTTAGTGAGCACACCAAGGGGAATAATGCCATGTACTAGGTAAACTAAAATACGATAGCATCAATATAGACATATTAGTGTCACCGTATATGTAGGATATTAAATGCATATCTATATCCATATGAAGAAGCATCTCGTTTGTCTCTATAAAACACCCAAAAACATATTATATTACCTATGGTTAGGGGgtgcacatgggtcgggtgaagccgggtttgatgtgatccAGATCTGatccgaaatatacaccgggtctatttattagactcgAACCCGGtcttagacccgatgaaaccaatacactttcgggccacaattataccgggtaaaaaccgggtgaaaaccgggtgaaaaccgggccgttaacattacattacattgataccttcttgtaagctagcatgtaaaaatatccaaatttccaagactccaaccattatttaacatggtaaaattcacttagaaaaatataacaagaaccaaccattcttcaaaattaaagcataaccacaatcaatactaaagtataaccacaatcaatactaatattgtctaataataccaaatatttaaatcaatacaaataacacaatattatgcattagtctaaagtcttatgcattctaaacataaaacattaacttatagttttataatgactaataatacaaaatattaatatttacaatacttaaattccacataagaatagtcatgatccatcactaataacacaaaatattaattgtgtatgatgaccgggtcacCGGGTCGACTTCGGGTGACTCGagttatggcccggacccgacccgaaataatgaccgggtctatttttgagacccttacccgaccctaaacccgatgaaatcacaccaaattagtcccaaaagtgttcgggaccagaccgggccgggtctgtgcacccctaccTATGGTACATGACACTAATATGTTGAAAAGTGAAAATATAACACAATATCTCATACTAAGAAGGATATTATCTGTGATATTTTCGGCCCGGCGGAccggcccgccccgccccgccaaaacccGCCAATTTAGCGGTGCAGGTTTGGCGGGTTTTTTAATTTGGCGGGCTCCAATTCCTagcccgacccgccttttttagcGGATTTAGTGGATCGGCCCGACAGACTCGACCCATTTTGCCACCCCTAGTGATCAACAACAAAatcttcaaaaattaaataagaaataaACTTCTAAGAAGCGCCTGTAGCTCAGTGGATAGAGCGTCTGTTTCCTAAGCAGAAAGTCGTAGGTTCGACCCCTACCTGGCGCGTTCCACTGTTTTATCCTCAAAGATATTGAACTGTGCACTCATCACATTAGCGCATAGACAGTTAGACACAGGCTTTCTTTATCAAATTAACAAATGAAAAACATGTTCTTGTTGCTCTTTCTAGCATGAATTTTTTACAGGAAAGTCTGTATATGGAACATAATATTACTATACCGCTGTATTAAGAGACTAGTTGATAATCTAGATCTTTATGTACAAAAACTAAAACAACTTAATGCATATTAAATTAACTAGTTTCTTCATTTGTCTTTTCACTCAACACAAAGCACACACTTGATGAATTTCCAGAATACAAGAAGAATGATACAACACTTTCCAAATTTGAAGTTGCCTTCTTACAGTTTTCTTTGGTCAAGTGTACTGCTTTTCTTACATTCATGCTTTTCGAAGAAATACTTCCAAAAGAATAGCTTTCTACTTGGCTTTCCTTCTTTCAAATACATAGTAAGCctcattttttcttctttaatgCACCATACTTGACCTACTTTTGTATCTTTTCCTTTGGTGTCATTTTCCTATCACATTTAGAATGAAAACATCGAGATTATAATGTTTGTTCCAATTTACAAATTTACACTACAAATAGTGAGCACAGAAAAACTGCATACTCAACAAACTCAGCAAACAGAAATTATCTTGTTTCTTAGGAATCTTAATGCCCTCTATTGACACTAGGCATTGATGAAGGTGCTGCAATATAAAATGTGTAGAAAGAAAAAGCTTCAGGACTTTGTGAGAAAAATGATATGAGACTGAATAAcctcattcattgattatacATAAGATACAAAAGGCAATCTTATATATGTGAGGAAACTATCCAATAGAATAAGAGATTCAAAACAGATTCAAACAGAAAGAGCAAAGCAGAAATTAACACCCTAACTAAAATATACAGAATGGGTCCTAACTTCCCAACTCAAACTCAGGGTATTCCTTGGTAAAACTGAGTTTGGACTTAATGAACTAGTAATGGTTGACCATGAAACTTGAACGAATGGCAGTCCCAGTCGTATTGTATTTCAGCATTCCAGCAAAGAAATCCATATTGTATTTCAGGGTCTGGATCATGAGAAACCTGCATAGAACAAAAATTGACCAGTTTTATTATAATAAGCATAATGAGATAGTACCGCACAATGCTGATTGGTTAGAAAGTAGAAGAACATTTGTTTTATGAAAGATGAAAACATAAACCAACCAATGGAGCTAGAATTACGTTTAGATACAAATATgtaatcaatttaattttttcattACGGCATGGGAACTGAGGTTCTGCAGGTTATGACTTCTAAACTAAAGATGAGAAATTTTCTATTGCAATTACCCATCTAAAAAGGATGAAGAGTGTGCTGTGCCAAGAACTCACAAGACGCTTGAAACCACAACATCCTTGGACTGGTTTTCATAGAATGCTTGCATTATCATATCTATGAATTTCTTGGAACATTCAACTCTGCATTTTGGACAAAGAAAAGTATAATTAGATGGAGACAAGGAAAAAGTAGGAGGCATTGTAGAAAACTTCAAATAATAAATAACATCAAAGCTTGAACATATGCCAAAACTTACTTTAGTTCACCCCCATTCTCACCTTACCACATCCATGAATTGAAACTCCTGCTTCCACCTTACCAATTATAAATGGAAACCAACATAGAACACATTAGTATGAGATAAACAGagtccaaaaattaaaaaataaaaagcaaaattGTATGAACTAAAATCTGACAGAAATAGAAAACTGAAATTAAATGGCATAACTAAAGTATGTTCTGTTTTGTAATTCGAGAATTGGTATGACTTTGCAAATCAAACGGAATAATGTATTTCATAAAGTACGAACGCACCTCCTCCTTAACATATTAAATTATGAATAGACAGAATCCTTGCATGTTGCAGAAATCAACGGAACTCATACTCCTAGTCTGCAATCAAGGGGAAAAGACATATTAAAAATTAAGCAGAAAAATTGGTTTGGCATATTAACAAGGGAAAGAGAATGTTTGGTGGCAACAATTTAGCATTATAATTGGAGAGCGTGCAGTGAGTTTAGGGAAGATGAGAGCAAAAACAATTACCTGTGTCGAATTGAATTCGTGGGTCGTTCATCTCTTCCAGCTTACTCCTCAATGGACATATACTGTTGATGATGAATTTTGATAAGGAGGCAGGCAGGTTTTGTTGTGTGATATTCTCCAGCTTTCCACAGTATTGAATTGTTAATTTTTGGAGGGAGGTGAGTTGGTGAAGGCCCTTGCAGTCTAGCGTCTCCAGATTTGAAAAGTACGACAAAGATAGATACTGGAGGGAAGCAGGAAGGCAACCCTCTCTCGGGAACGACTTAACTTCCTTCCAGCCTTCAAGGATGAGACGGGTAAGGCCTTCACTCTGCAAACCCCTCCAAGTTATCCACCTCTCTAATTTCTGGCATCTACTGATCTCAAGAGTTGTCAAGCTCCGCGGGAGGCACTCCTCTCCAAAACAATCCATTTCTGGGCAATCTGAGATAGAGAGTGTCTTCAGATTTGGAAGGGCCCCCAATGGCAACAACGTCAGTGAACGACATTCTTCGACAAGTATCTCCGTTAGGGACTTGGAATGCAGTGGCCCTGAGAATGTTAAGTCTGAACACCCAGTGATTTGCAGATATTGTAATGAATCGGGCAAATAATCTCCTGAAAATGATAGTGCTGGCCAAGGATTCTCGATTGTCAAACGTTGGACACACGACCATTCGATGTGAGGCAGGCACTCCAATACGGACTTGGTAAGCAAAGTTTCTAAAATTACTACCTCATGCGGTTTCGATAAATGCTCATACGCATACTCATCAGGCTCATACCAAGGACCCATTACAAGTAATTGGTGAAGCTTGGGAGCTCTCGGCAGTGAACATGCAAGCTCGTCGCTGTTAACAATGTTAAGTTTCTCCAGAGCTGGAAGGTGAGCAGGCAGATCTCCACTTAACACCGGACAGTTGACTATGGAAAGGCTTTTAAGTTTCGGAAATCCATCAAAGTCATGAGGAATATGCCACTCTCGCCAGCGAGGCATATGAGTAAATCTCAGAGTTTGAAGAGATCTGAAGGGTGTCCCCTGATGAGATGATTCAGCGTTATTGTAAAACTCACCACCAATTCTCTCCAACCCTTCAAGTCCCGTTATATACAGATGCTGCAGAGAGGGTACCTGTCCCAGTGAAGGAAGCTGACGGCAATTCTTACAACGATGCATACTCAAGTCGGTTAAATTGGAGTAGCAAGAAAGGCCTAACCAATCAGGGAATATTTCACCCCTATAACCATCAATTGATAACTCTCTCAAGTTTCGGTGAGGTTGTAACAACTCAAGAATGCTTCTCTCTTTTTGAAAATCAACATCATCGTCGTCGTCATCATTATCTGGAATCCATTTCAATTCTAAAACGTTGATGTGCTTCTTGTTAGCCATCTTTGCCTCCAAAGCTTCACGGCTGTTGTTGACATTCTTTAAGTTGGAAATACATAGTGAGCCATGAAGATTGTCAAGTGATCCCAGTTCTCTTATTCCATTCTCCTCCTTCTTGCCGAGAATATAACCACTCAAGAAGTTCAGATGTTTTAACTTGCTCATTCCCTTCGGCATCTCTATCAACGAAGGCGTTTCTTCAATATCAAGATGGCGCAGGTTTACAAGATCTTGCATGCGGCTAGGTAGCATCTTTAGATGAACACAATAAGTCAACTTCAACGTTTGGAGATTGTGTAATTTACACAATGACTCAGACAATTCCACAATAGGTGTGTAAGAGAGATCCAAATAATGTAAATGGATCAGTTTATCTATTGAATCCGGCAATGACTCAATAGAAAAAGATTTAAATGACAACGCTCTTAAACACCTCAATTCTAATAATTGTAAGTGCCTAGAATCACTTGTTATATCAATTGATTCATAAAGATGAAGCAAATGAACAGCTAGAAATGTTCTCATATGAATTGCTCCCTTGTAGACCTCTCCAAGTCGTATGACTGGATCGTTAGGATTTACCATATATGACAAATGACGAGTTTTGTTGTAAATCTTTTGCAGATCTCCAAATTCTGTGACTCTGAAATAGAACTTTCCAGCAAAAAATGTTGCTAAATCAtgcatgagatcatgcattacaAATACACCAACATCAATACTAGAAGGTTGAAAAAATGACCTTGCAACTAACTCATCAAAATATGTACAACCAATATTTTCTAACGTGTAGTTTTTGTTTGGTAGTACGAGATCCTCAGCCATCCACAGCAAGATTAATTCATTTTTGTCAAATTGATAATCCTCAGGAAATAATGAGCAGTAAATAAAGCACCGCTTTAGATGTGAAGGAAGATAGTGATAGCTTACTCTTAATGCAGGAATAATCTTACTGTCATTTTCTGGGAGTTTCCAAATTTTACTTTCAAGTATATTCTCCCAATCCCCTACATCATACTTATGGCGCAATAAACCTCCAAGTGTTTTCACAGCCAAAGGTAACCCCTTACACTTTTCAACAATTTTTCTACCGATTGGTTCTAAAGTTGCATGTTGTTCAGAattaatagaaagagatgagtgCTTGAGAAACACAGACCAACAGTCTTGATCAGACAATAAACCTAGTCGGTAATGTTGTTTAATAGCTGTGAACATAGAAGCAACCTTTTCACTACGGGTTGTTAAGAGAATTTTACTTCCCTTATTCCCATACTGAAAAGGTTTTAGAATATCCTCCCATATGTCCCCTCGATCATCCCAGACGTCATCTAAAACAACTAAGAATCTCTTCCGTACCAACTTATCCTTCAAATCAGTCTGAAGTGATTCAAAGTCATCCGTGTCACAAGAACAAGAAGTTATTTTCTTTAGTATAATCCGTGTAAGGTTAACAGGATCAAAGTTTTCAGCAACACACACCCACACTTTAAGGTCAAAATTTTtcaccactttggcatcattgTAAACCAATTGAGCCAAAGTAGTTTTTCCTATTCCACCCAGACCCACAATGGGGATCACAGTGACAGGTGATTCAGCATGACAACCATCATCTAGCAACAATTTGATTATCTCCTCCTTATCGTTGTCCCGACCAAATATGTGGGAACTTACAACGAGAGATGTGGATGGAGTTCTCCATGATGACATGTCCACCTTGGCACTCTCCTTCAGATGAAGTAAATTTTTGCGTGCTACAACATACTCTAGTCTTTGAACTACTTTTTCCATGCCACCACTATAATTAATATATGAATCAACAGGATGAGACCAGGAATAAGAGTTACCTGGATCCCTTTGGGTGGCAATGGCAGCTTCAGTTGAGAGTTCATCGAGCAAGTCATCAGCCTTATAGAGAGCATCTTGGAGATCATCAAGCCAACTCTTGACTTTCTCGTTAGTGAACTGCTTCTGCTCAGCATCATCAAGAACAGGTCCAACATCAGACAGACTTTTCTCCAATCTTCCAAGCAAGTTGTTCCTTTCGGTGAATGAGTCGTCGTCATCAAGTACTAAAGACAGCTTGTTTAAAACAACATCTACAAAGGAAGAGAGATAAGCTCCACCACCTTCAAGTTTTGCAGCCATGATTGAATCTCAACTGCAGCAGAtgatgagaaaagaaataaagaaggaaGGAAAGAATGAAAGGTGACGAGGAAAGTTGTTGTAGCTAGAATGCTATAACGTTATTCAGATCTCAATGGGTTCTCTCGAGCACAATGGGATCTCAAGTGTTTGCGGTTCGCAATGCACTAACAATGTTCTTTGCTAAGGATTATATACTGTTATAGTGCTGAAAATAtgcataattaataattaattattaattacatGAGAAGCATAAATTAGGTGATATCAATAATGCACAATTGTGTTGATAGAAGCAATAAAATAAACGATTCAGGCATCCAGCCCCGCAAGGATTTTTTTAAGGGAAAAAATTTGTGCAGTGTAGATAAAATATTAATGTTGACCAATGACCATGGGCAATTTGTTAGAACGATCATGAGATCAAGTAATAGTAGCAAGAGTGTTATTAAACATATTTGAGCAGTGCTGAAATAATATGtataataattacttaattaataaCGTGATAAGATGTTACTAAATAAACAATATGTATTATTGTGAAAAGTCAACTCTCTTTTCTGGCGTACTATGCCAATGTCCTCAAGAAGTTATCTCTGTTCTGTAAAAAGTCAACTCTCTTTTAATGGTAGACTTTTTCATGAAAAGATGTAGTATGATCCTGAGTTGTATTATTTTTATAACTAAAAGTGAATGTGATAGACATTAGATACATTTAAGATGTGTAAAATGAAAGTGTGACTATTAAAATGATCATACTAAAATTTAGAAGTTGTGAAAATAAATAGGGTTTAATTTCAATGTATTTTTGTTAATATGTCTTTTCCTAACTTGATATACTGTGAAATTATTCACGCTAAGTGGCTAACGGTGcctcaaaattaaattcaaataaatattAACTTAGTGTGTGGAGAATTGGTTATTCAAAAATAAGTGCTACTAGGTGAACAAGTAATTATTTAACCAAACTCCTAAGTATTCCAAAACGATCCACCATATGTATTATTTATATAACCAAAAGTGAATTATTTGTTAGGAATCCCCAATTCTGTTGTTGCTCAATGCTCAATTGCTCACTGTTAAATTCTGCAGAATTATATGAAGTGTAATTGAAGAAGATGATTGTGAGAGAAGAAAGGGAAACACATACTGAATTTCCTCAATTGCATTCTGATGTGTACCCCTCAAATCTCGGCGATTACCTTTTCACCAAAACTGACCAAATATCTCGGAACTAAGGGCATACTCCAAATGTACTTGGTCATAGTTACACACAAGTCAGGTATTATCTTTAGCCCGTTACTAACAAACAGAGCTCGCCAAAATTATCGGAACAAACACAAGAACGTAAGCCCTCCACTTGTCTATAAAAGCAAATCAAGCAACTCATATGAGATCAGGTCACATATACACTCTCATTTCTACTTATTTATATTACTTCGGATACTCttttgacttgagcgtcggagtactttttgcaggtgctcccgccgcCGTGTTTCGGTTAATCCCGAAGGCCATCTCCAAGGTGACGTACAGCTCACCCCCAAGACAAGCAGTCCCGCCTGGAGACATATACCTCGGCTGAAGCTGaacggaacatttggcgcccaccgtggggcccgaGAGTTAATCTAACCCCACTATTTCTTCTATATTGCACGTTGTATTTTTCTTCTACGCAGGGTTTTCCAACCTTCCAATATGGCCGATAATGGAGTTCACCAACTCACTCAGGCCGAACTCATGGCCCAGATGGTCGAGCTACAAGCAGAAGTCAGAAGACTTGTTGAACTGTCCACCCAAAACAGCGCCAGCAAACATG from Arachis ipaensis cultivar K30076 chromosome B02, Araip1.1, whole genome shotgun sequence harbors:
- the LOC107626223 gene encoding putative disease resistance protein At3g14460 produces the protein MAAKLEGGGAYLSSFVDVVLNKLSLVLDDDDSFTERNNLLGRLEKSLSDVGPVLDDAEQKQFTNEKVKSWLDDLQDALYKADDLLDELSTEAAIATQRDPGNSYSWSHPVDSYINYSGGMEKVVQRLEYVVARKNLLHLKESAKVDMSSWRTPSTSLVVSSHIFGRDNDKEEIIKLLLDDGCHAESPVTVIPIVGLGGIGKTTLAQLVYNDAKVVKNFDLKVWVCVAENFDPVNLTRIILKKITSCSCDTDDFESLQTDLKDKLVRKRFLVVLDDVWDDRGDIWEDILKPFQYGNKGSKILLTTRSEKVASMFTAIKQHYRLGLLSDQDCWSVFLKHSSLSINSEQHATLEPIGRKIVEKCKGLPLAVKTLGGLLRHKYDVGDWENILESKIWKLPENDSKIIPALRVSYHYLPSHLKRCFIYCSLFPEDYQFDKNELILLWMAEDLVLPNKNYTLENIGCTYFDELVARSFFQPSSIDVGVFVMHDLMHDLATFFAGKFYFRVTEFGDLQKIYNKTRHLSYMVNPNDPVIRLGEVYKGAIHMRTFLAVHLLHLYESIDITSDSRHLQLLELRCLRALSFKSFSIESLPDSIDKLIHLHYLDLSYTPIVELSESLCKLHNLQTLKLTYCVHLKMLPSRMQDLVNLRHLDIEETPSLIEMPKGMSKLKHLNFLSGYILGKKEENGIRELGSLDNLHGSLCISNLKNVNNSREALEAKMANKKHINVLELKWIPDNDDDDDDVDFQKERSILELLQPHRNLRELSIDGYRGEIFPDWLGLSCYSNLTDLSMHRCKNCRQLPSLGQVPSLQHLYITGLEGLERIGGEFYNNAESSHQGTPFRSLQTLRFTHMPRWREWHIPHDFDGFPKLKSLSIVNCPVLSGDLPAHLPALEKLNIVNSDELACSLPRAPKLHQLLVMGPWYEPDEYAYEHLSKPHEVVILETLLTKSVLECLPHIEWSCVQRLTIENPWPALSFSGDYLPDSLQYLQITGCSDLTFSGPLHSKSLTEILVEECRSLTLLPLGALPNLKTLSISDCPEMDCFGEECLPRSLTTLEISRCQKLERWITWRGLQSEGLTRLILEGWKEVKSFPREGCLPASLQYLSLSYFSNLETLDCKGLHQLTSLQKLTIQYCGKLENITQQNLPASLSKFIINSICPLRSKLEEMNDPRIQFDTD